A window of Mytilus edulis chromosome 10, xbMytEdul2.2, whole genome shotgun sequence contains these coding sequences:
- the LOC139490851 gene encoding uncharacterized protein, protein MKVVLCFALVFLVTVYAEHCRLATGCTLTQCTQGTLACIDSRCTCATDTGNACTTRDDCHAHCQNHGGRAHCVDGSCRCQH, encoded by the exons ATGAAGGTCGTTCTGTGTTTCGCATTAGTTTTCCTTG TTACAGTTTACGCAGAGCACTGTAGACTAGCCACGGGATGCACTCTGACACAATGTACTCAAGGAACATTGGCTTGTATTGACAGCAGATGTACATGTGCAACCGACACCGGTAATG CTTGTACCACACGTGATGACTGTCACGCACATTGTCAAAATCATGGAGGACGAGCACATTGTGTCGATGGAAGTTGTAGGTGTCAACACTGA